From the Hymenobacter yonginensis genome, one window contains:
- a CDS encoding GlmU family protein translates to MHVLLFDDPAIRPHLLPFTFTRPVAALRCGILTLAEKWQHRLGGQPVGYLTEPYLQAKYPAGATAGPALVINGAICPDDVLAQQVQALAAGEALFCDETLVAAHLADATQVAELIQEGFQKTRDVVEPITIIREVWHLFLRNGAEIRRDFDLLTKDRESAPVGDAHTIVYAPENVFIEPGVKIRAAILNAENGPIYLGKNSQVHEGAIISGPLALCEGSHINAGAKMRGDNTVGPFSKVGGEVGNSILLGYSNKGHDGYLGNSVIGEWCNLGADTNTSNLKNNYAPVKIWSHSAGRFVNTGQTFCGLMMGDHSKCGINTMFNTGTVVGVGANIFGAGFPRTFIPSFSWGGAAGFETFRLPKVAEVAERVMARRSLAYDQVEQDIMRHVYEQTVKDRVWERTAPAAPVGGTEL, encoded by the coding sequence ATGCACGTTCTGCTCTTCGACGATCCGGCCATCCGGCCCCATCTGCTGCCCTTTACGTTTACGCGCCCGGTGGCGGCGCTGCGCTGCGGCATCCTGACGCTGGCCGAAAAGTGGCAGCACCGGCTGGGCGGGCAGCCCGTGGGCTACCTCACCGAGCCGTATCTGCAGGCCAAGTACCCGGCCGGCGCCACGGCGGGCCCGGCCCTGGTCATCAACGGCGCCATCTGCCCCGACGACGTGCTGGCGCAGCAGGTGCAGGCTCTGGCGGCCGGCGAGGCCCTGTTCTGCGACGAAACGCTGGTAGCGGCCCACCTCGCCGATGCCACCCAGGTGGCCGAGCTGATTCAGGAAGGCTTCCAGAAAACCCGCGACGTGGTCGAGCCCATTACCATCATCCGGGAAGTGTGGCACCTGTTTCTGCGCAACGGCGCCGAAATCCGCCGCGACTTCGACCTGCTGACCAAAGACCGTGAGTCGGCGCCCGTCGGCGACGCGCATACTATCGTGTACGCGCCCGAAAACGTGTTCATCGAGCCCGGTGTGAAGATTCGCGCCGCCATTCTCAACGCCGAAAACGGCCCGATTTACCTCGGCAAAAACTCGCAGGTGCACGAAGGCGCCATCATCAGCGGGCCGCTGGCGCTCTGCGAAGGCAGCCACATCAACGCCGGCGCCAAAATGCGCGGCGACAACACCGTGGGCCCGTTCAGCAAGGTGGGCGGCGAAGTCGGCAACAGCATCCTGCTTGGCTACAGCAACAAAGGTCACGACGGCTACCTCGGTAACTCGGTGATTGGCGAGTGGTGCAACCTGGGCGCCGACACCAACACCAGCAACCTCAAAAACAACTATGCGCCCGTCAAGATCTGGAGCCACTCGGCGGGCCGCTTCGTGAACACCGGCCAGACTTTCTGCGGCCTGATGATGGGCGACCACAGCAAGTGCGGCATCAACACCATGTTCAACACCGGCACGGTGGTGGGCGTGGGCGCCAATATCTTCGGGGCCGGCTTCCCGCGCACCTTCATCCCAAGCTTCAGCTGGGGCGGCGCCGCCGGCTTCGAAACCTTCCGGCTGCCCAAAGTGGCCGAAGTAGCGGAGCGCGTAATGGCCCGCCGCAGCCTGGCCTACGACCAGGTGGAGCAGGACATCATGCGCCACGTGTACGAGCAAACCGTGAAAGACCGGGTGTGGGAGCGGACCGCCCCCGCCGCGCCGGTTGGCGGCACGGAACTGTAA
- a CDS encoding uridine kinase family protein — protein MQHPFIVGITGGSASGKTTFLRRLLASFPEEEICLISQDNYYHPRENQSVDAQGVTNFDLPSSIDSAAYAADVLRISQGLEVRRPEYTFNNPGVVPQELVFKPAPIVVVEGIFVFYFEEVAKLLDLKVYIDAREHVKLQRRIVRDRDERGYDLEDVLYRYTNHVAPTYEKYIKPFKQDADIVIPNNRHFDRGLDVLVSFLKSKAAING, from the coding sequence ATGCAACATCCTTTCATCGTCGGTATCACGGGCGGCAGTGCCTCCGGCAAGACCACCTTCCTGCGCCGGCTGCTGGCTTCGTTTCCCGAAGAAGAAATTTGCCTGATTTCGCAGGACAACTACTACCACCCGCGCGAAAACCAGTCGGTGGATGCGCAGGGCGTGACCAACTTCGACCTGCCATCTAGCATCGACTCGGCCGCTTACGCCGCCGACGTGCTACGCATCAGCCAGGGCCTGGAGGTGCGCCGCCCGGAGTACACGTTCAACAATCCCGGCGTGGTGCCGCAGGAGCTGGTGTTCAAGCCGGCTCCTATTGTAGTAGTGGAAGGCATCTTCGTGTTCTACTTCGAGGAAGTAGCCAAGCTGCTCGACCTGAAGGTCTACATCGATGCGCGGGAGCATGTGAAGCTGCAGCGCCGTATTGTGCGCGACCGGGACGAGCGCGGCTACGACCTGGAGGACGTGCTCTACCGCTACACCAACCACGTGGCGCCCACCTACGAGAAATACATCAAGCCCTTCAAGCAGGACGCCGACATCGTGATTCCCAACAACCGGCACTTCGACCGGGGCCTGGATGTGCTGGTGTCGTTCCTGAAAAGCAAAGCCGCCATCAACGGATAA
- a CDS encoding peptidylprolyl isomerase, producing the protein MRFASRFSVLLGVFLLLLAPALYAAKFPKSSKKDQLVTISTSFGDIKLVLFDATPKHKANFLKLAESGFYNGTTFHRIISDFMVQGGDPGSKDADPTNDGQGQPNEGTIPAEIRPEFTHKFGALAAARQADFVNPERASSASQFYLVQNHRGTPHLNGQYTVYGQVVSGLDVIDKIAAQPKDGRDRPLTDIKMTMKVEKLKKKKITELYGYTY; encoded by the coding sequence ATGCGTTTTGCTTCCCGCTTTTCGGTTCTGCTTGGGGTGTTTTTGTTGCTGCTGGCGCCGGCCCTCTACGCGGCCAAATTTCCTAAGAGCAGCAAGAAAGATCAGCTCGTCACCATCAGCACCTCGTTCGGCGACATCAAGCTGGTGCTCTTCGATGCCACACCCAAGCACAAAGCCAACTTCCTGAAGCTGGCCGAGAGCGGCTTCTATAACGGCACCACCTTCCACCGCATCATCTCCGACTTCATGGTGCAGGGCGGCGACCCCGGCAGCAAAGACGCCGACCCCACCAACGACGGCCAGGGCCAACCCAACGAAGGCACCATCCCGGCCGAAATCCGGCCCGAATTCACCCACAAGTTCGGCGCGCTGGCCGCCGCCCGCCAGGCCGACTTCGTGAACCCCGAGCGGGCCAGCAGTGCCTCGCAGTTTTATCTGGTGCAGAACCACCGCGGCACACCGCACCTCAACGGCCAGTACACCGTGTACGGCCAGGTAGTGAGCGGCCTCGACGTCATCGACAAGATTGCTGCCCAGCCCAAAGACGGCCGCGACCGGCCCCTGACTGACATCAAAATGACGATGAAGGTGGAAAAGCTGAAGAAAAAGAAAATCACGGAGCTCTACGGCTACACCTACTAA
- the hemC gene encoding hydroxymethylbilane synthase, whose product MKKPIRIGTRGSKLALWQAHHVAACLEQAGLASEIVIITTKGDVVLDRSLDKIGAKGVFTEELEVGLRTGHIDIAVHSAKDVQSTIPDDLELLAFMEREQVNDVVVSFQADLDLRKPNLVLGTSSTRRKAMLRRFLPNASTAEARGNLQTRLRKLEEGQYDALVLAYAGVHRMEYDHLIRHVLPETQFVPATGQGSVAIECARTLEPALKTELHRILDHPATHVCLAAERAFLRTMEGGCSIPSFALATLSPDGAVVHLHGGLISLDGGKLLEEDQTADASQAEALGIRIAESVLARGGQHILDEIRRERDA is encoded by the coding sequence TTGAAAAAGCCCATTCGCATTGGCACCCGGGGCAGCAAGCTGGCGCTGTGGCAGGCCCACCACGTAGCGGCTTGCCTGGAGCAGGCCGGGCTGGCTTCCGAAATCGTCATCATCACCACCAAGGGCGACGTGGTGCTGGACCGCTCCCTGGATAAAATCGGGGCCAAAGGTGTGTTCACCGAAGAGCTGGAAGTGGGCTTGCGCACCGGCCACATCGATATTGCTGTGCACAGCGCTAAAGACGTGCAAAGCACCATCCCCGACGACTTAGAGCTGCTGGCGTTTATGGAGCGCGAGCAGGTGAACGACGTGGTGGTGAGCTTTCAGGCCGACCTGGATCTGCGCAAGCCGAACCTCGTGCTGGGCACCAGTAGCACCCGCCGCAAGGCCATGCTGCGCCGGTTTCTGCCCAACGCCAGCACCGCCGAAGCCCGCGGCAACCTCCAGACGCGCCTGCGCAAGCTCGAAGAAGGCCAGTACGACGCGCTGGTGCTGGCCTACGCCGGCGTGCACCGTATGGAATACGACCACCTGATCCGGCACGTGCTGCCCGAAACGCAGTTTGTGCCCGCCACCGGGCAGGGCAGCGTGGCCATTGAGTGCGCCCGCACCCTGGAACCGGCCCTCAAAACCGAGCTGCACCGCATCCTCGACCACCCGGCCACCCACGTGTGCCTAGCCGCCGAGCGGGCCTTCCTGCGCACCATGGAAGGCGGCTGCAGCATCCCCAGCTTCGCGCTGGCCACCCTCAGCCCCGACGGCGCCGTGGTGCACCTGCACGGCGGCCTCATCAGCCTCGACGGCGGCAAGCTGTTGGAAGAAGACCAGACCGCCGATGCCAGCCAGGCCGAAGCACTGGGAATCCGCATTGCCGAAAGCGTACTGGCCCGCGGCGGCCAGCATATTCTCGACGAAATCCGCCGGGAGAGAGACGCGTAA
- the rdgB gene encoding RdgB/HAM1 family non-canonical purine NTP pyrophosphatase: MRLCFASNNAHKLDEIRPLLPAGTELLSLADIGCHEELPETQDTLAGNARQKAEYVWEHYGVACFADDTGLEVTALGGAPGVYSARYAGPQRSAEDNVQKLLTELRTHNDRSARFRTVVALVLPGGVVHEFEGAVEGRITEQLSGTGGFGYDPVFQPTEGDGRTFAEMTTTEKNQISHRARAVAGLVAFLGAMA, encoded by the coding sequence ATGCGCCTTTGCTTTGCTTCCAATAATGCTCATAAGCTCGACGAAATCCGGCCGCTGCTGCCCGCCGGCACCGAGCTGCTGAGCCTCGCCGACATCGGCTGCCACGAGGAGCTGCCCGAAACCCAGGACACGCTGGCCGGCAACGCCCGCCAGAAGGCCGAGTACGTGTGGGAGCACTACGGCGTGGCCTGCTTCGCCGACGATACGGGGCTGGAGGTAACGGCGCTGGGCGGCGCGCCCGGCGTGTACTCGGCGCGCTATGCCGGGCCCCAGCGCTCGGCCGAAGACAACGTGCAGAAGCTACTGACGGAGCTGCGCACCCACAATGACCGCTCGGCCCGGTTCCGGACGGTGGTGGCGCTGGTGCTGCCCGGCGGCGTGGTGCACGAGTTTGAAGGTGCCGTGGAAGGCCGCATCACCGAGCAGCTCAGCGGCACCGGCGGCTTCGGCTACGACCCGGTGTTCCAGCCCACCGAGGGCGACGGCCGCACGTTTGCCGAAATGACCACCACCGAGAAAAACCAGATCAGCCACCGGGCGCGGGCCGTGGCCGGGCTGGTGGCGTTTTTGGGCGCAATGGCATAG
- a CDS encoding type B 50S ribosomal protein L31, producing the protein MKKDIHPEYREVVFQDSSSGFKFVTRSTMNSNETITMEDGKTYPVVKVEVSSESHPFYTGKNVLLDTAGRVEKFMTRYKKK; encoded by the coding sequence ATGAAAAAAGACATCCACCCCGAGTACCGCGAAGTGGTATTCCAGGACAGCTCCAGCGGTTTCAAATTCGTTACCCGCTCGACGATGAACTCCAACGAGACCATCACAATGGAAGACGGTAAGACGTATCCCGTCGTGAAAGTGGAAGTTAGCTCGGAGTCGCACCCCTTCTACACCGGCAAAAACGTTCTGCTCGACACGGCTGGCCGCGTAGAGAAGTTCATGACCCGCTACAAGAAGAAGTAG
- a CDS encoding SDR family oxidoreductase, whose amino-acid sequence MRILVTGSNGLLGQKLVALLRTQPGLTLIATSRGPNKLATLYPEVRFVPLDVTDGAQVAAVLAQEQPTHLIHTAAMTNVDECELNQEACWIQNVTAVGHLVAVCETHQIHFTHLSTDFIFSGEAGPLAEDAVPAPVNFYGTSKVAAERLVQACRAPWAIVRTVLVYGVAHEYGRTNIVLWVRDSLRAKKPIKVVNDQFRTPTLAEDLAQGCWLVARHHATGLYHISSDEMLTPYQMALRVAAYFQLDSALIEKVDASVFSQPAQRPLRTGFIIEKARRELGYRPHSFEEGIAEVARQTAAT is encoded by the coding sequence ATGCGTATTCTCGTCACGGGTTCCAATGGCTTGCTGGGGCAAAAGCTAGTGGCCTTGCTCCGCACCCAGCCCGGCCTGACGCTCATTGCCACTTCGCGCGGGCCCAACAAGCTGGCCACGCTCTACCCCGAGGTGCGCTTCGTGCCGCTGGATGTTACGGATGGCGCCCAGGTGGCGGCGGTGCTGGCGCAGGAGCAGCCCACGCACCTCATCCACACGGCCGCCATGACCAACGTGGATGAGTGCGAGCTAAACCAGGAAGCCTGCTGGATCCAAAACGTGACGGCCGTCGGGCATCTGGTAGCCGTCTGCGAAACGCACCAGATTCACTTCACCCACCTCAGTACCGACTTTATATTTAGCGGCGAGGCTGGCCCGCTGGCCGAGGACGCCGTCCCGGCTCCGGTGAATTTCTACGGTACCAGCAAGGTAGCGGCCGAGCGCTTGGTGCAGGCCTGCCGTGCACCGTGGGCCATTGTGCGCACCGTGCTGGTGTATGGGGTGGCGCATGAGTACGGCCGCACCAACATCGTGCTCTGGGTGCGCGATTCGCTACGGGCAAAAAAGCCCATTAAGGTGGTGAATGACCAGTTCCGGACGCCTACCCTAGCCGAGGATCTGGCACAGGGCTGCTGGCTGGTGGCCCGGCACCACGCCACCGGCCTCTACCACATCAGCAGTGACGAAATGCTGACCCCGTACCAAATGGCACTCCGGGTGGCCGCCTATTTCCAGCTGGATAGCGCCCTGATTGAAAAAGTGGATGCCAGTGTATTCTCGCAGCCCGCGCAACGGCCGTTGCGTACCGGCTTTATCATTGAGAAAGCACGCCGGGAGCTAGGCTACCGGCCCCATTCCTTCGAAGAAGGTATTGCTGAAGTGGCGCGCCAGACGGCCGCCACCTGA
- a CDS encoding DNA polymerase III subunit, translated as MRFSDIPGQQQVKQLLVRSVQQNHVAHAQLFRGAEGSAALPLALAFAAFLNCESRTPDADDSCGHCPSCQKIDKLIHPDLNFIVPVTTTKAVAKDATSSKFMADWRTFVLDSPYQGLNDWMQHIGAENKQGSISKEESLQLLRLVSLKAFEAQYKLVVIWQPELMHPAAANAVLKLLEEPPTATVFLLVSHAPEQLLPTIISRVQPVVVRPLSEQDLTNWLRDEHQVPEVKARQLAQLAEGNPGAALAAQHAAATDHDYFALFAGWMRTCFSNKVSEMLERSDEFQKLGRENQKEFLQYALTLLRKVLLFGLDPQLVPHLPAQEQPFVQGFSRFVTPLNADPITRELNDAHYHIERNANPRMVFVDVSLRMATLLKMAA; from the coding sequence ATGCGTTTCTCCGACATTCCCGGCCAGCAACAGGTGAAGCAGCTGCTCGTGCGCAGCGTGCAGCAAAACCACGTGGCGCACGCCCAGCTGTTTCGCGGGGCCGAGGGCTCGGCGGCGCTGCCGCTGGCGCTGGCCTTCGCGGCTTTTCTGAACTGTGAGAGCCGCACGCCCGACGCCGACGATTCCTGCGGCCATTGCCCGAGCTGCCAGAAAATCGACAAGCTCATCCACCCCGACCTGAACTTCATCGTGCCCGTCACGACCACCAAGGCCGTGGCCAAGGACGCTACCAGCAGCAAGTTCATGGCCGACTGGCGCACCTTCGTGCTCGACAGCCCCTACCAGGGCCTCAACGACTGGATGCAGCACATCGGGGCCGAAAACAAGCAGGGCAGTATTTCCAAGGAAGAAAGCCTGCAGCTGCTGCGGCTGGTGAGCCTCAAGGCCTTTGAGGCGCAGTACAAGCTGGTGGTGATCTGGCAGCCCGAGCTGATGCACCCGGCCGCGGCCAATGCCGTGCTCAAGCTGCTGGAAGAGCCGCCCACGGCCACCGTGTTTCTGTTGGTGAGCCACGCGCCCGAGCAGCTGCTGCCCACCATCATCAGCCGGGTGCAGCCCGTGGTGGTGCGCCCGCTCTCCGAGCAAGACCTCACCAACTGGCTGCGCGACGAGCACCAGGTGCCCGAAGTGAAGGCCCGGCAACTGGCCCAGCTCGCGGAAGGCAACCCCGGCGCCGCCCTGGCCGCCCAGCACGCCGCCGCCACCGACCACGACTACTTTGCCCTGTTTGCGGGCTGGATGCGCACCTGCTTCAGCAATAAGGTGAGCGAGATGCTGGAGCGGAGCGACGAATTCCAGAAGCTGGGCCGCGAAAACCAGAAGGAGTTTCTGCAGTACGCCCTCACGCTGCTGCGCAAGGTTCTGCTCTTCGGCCTCGATCCGCAGCTGGTGCCGCACCTGCCGGCGCAGGAGCAGCCGTTTGTGCAGGGCTTCAGCCGCTTCGTCACGCCCCTCAATGCCGACCCTATCACCCGCGAGCTGAACGACGCGCACTACCACATAGAGCGCAACGCTAACCCGCGCATGGTGTTCGTGGATGTGTCGCTGCGGATGGCCACGCTGCTGAAAATGGCCGCTTAG
- a CDS encoding DUF2238 domain-containing protein has translation MTTTLPPTATPSLAPPPPHWFPKLLLAIYLIEFVALGISPAERGTWWAENVPIFLIVLALTVLYVRGTRFSNLAYALMSVLLFMHTVGGHYTFEKVPFDWFNNLFGFKRNMYDRVAHFSVGFYAYAIIELTDRYGTIRNRAISYLFPLCVIGTVAMAYELIEWVYAEVAGGDAGAAFLGSQGDIWDAQKDMLADTSGAIFALILYALFGRGRREAA, from the coding sequence ATGACGACTACCTTACCCCCTACCGCTACCCCCAGCCTGGCTCCACCGCCGCCCCACTGGTTTCCGAAATTGCTGCTGGCCATCTACCTGATTGAGTTTGTGGCCCTGGGCATCAGCCCGGCCGAGCGCGGCACCTGGTGGGCCGAAAACGTGCCGATTTTCCTGATTGTGCTGGCCCTGACGGTGCTGTACGTGCGTGGCACGCGCTTCTCCAACTTGGCCTACGCCCTGATGAGCGTGTTGCTGTTTATGCATACTGTAGGTGGCCACTACACCTTCGAGAAAGTGCCGTTCGACTGGTTCAACAACCTGTTTGGCTTCAAGCGCAACATGTACGACCGGGTGGCGCACTTCTCGGTGGGCTTCTACGCCTACGCCATCATCGAGCTGACGGACCGCTACGGCACCATTCGCAACCGCGCCATCAGCTACCTGTTTCCGCTGTGCGTCATCGGCACGGTGGCCATGGCCTACGAGCTTATTGAGTGGGTGTACGCCGAAGTGGCCGGCGGCGACGCCGGCGCCGCCTTCCTGGGCAGCCAGGGCGACATCTGGGATGCGCAGAAAGACATGCTGGCCGATACCAGCGGCGCCATTTTCGCACTGATTCTGTACGCCCTCTTTGGCCGTGGCCGCCGCGAGGCCGCCTAG
- a CDS encoding ABC transporter permease: MKHQPPFYRWGQGVGWSWLLLLLAAALLADLLPLPAFPDLLHTSAPPLTPGHPLGTDPQGHDVLGSLVHGARTVLLMSVPATLLATLLGVVLGGGAGYWGNTGLRLPLAVLVTGGIIGLLYLLLQAPASGWSAIWWPAVLLSIGAGGAGLLARRRWLQRPVALPIDTWFSLAIVMLAALPRLVVVLIVAASIEPNAIFITALLVVVSWPVPARLMRAETRRIRQLPYLEAARALGLPTYSLLLHHVLPNSWRVLRASLPMNLAVLIGLETTLSFLGVGLPPELPSWGRLLAASRLSPDSWWLIVFPVAALVLTALALRQVLPATKARSN; encoded by the coding sequence GTGAAACACCAACCACCTTTCTACCGCTGGGGCCAGGGCGTAGGCTGGAGCTGGCTGCTGCTACTGCTGGCCGCAGCCCTGCTCGCCGACCTGCTACCCCTACCTGCTTTTCCGGATCTGCTGCATACGAGCGCCCCACCCCTCACGCCCGGCCACCCGCTGGGTACCGACCCGCAGGGCCACGATGTTCTGGGCAGCCTGGTGCATGGCGCGCGCACGGTGCTACTGATGAGTGTACCGGCTACGCTGCTCGCCACGCTGCTGGGCGTGGTTTTAGGCGGAGGAGCCGGCTATTGGGGCAATACCGGCCTACGGCTGCCCTTAGCGGTCCTGGTTACGGGTGGCATAATCGGGCTGCTGTACCTGCTGCTGCAGGCCCCCGCCAGCGGCTGGTCCGCTATCTGGTGGCCCGCAGTGCTGCTGAGTATCGGTGCTGGTGGGGCTGGCCTGCTGGCCCGTCGCCGGTGGTTGCAGCGTCCCGTAGCCTTGCCCATAGACACCTGGTTTTCACTAGCTATTGTGATGTTGGCCGCATTGCCACGCCTGGTAGTGGTGCTGATAGTAGCAGCTTCTATCGAGCCCAACGCCATATTCATTACCGCCCTACTGGTGGTAGTTTCGTGGCCCGTACCGGCCCGGTTGATGCGCGCCGAGACCCGCCGAATCCGGCAGCTGCCCTATCTGGAAGCGGCCCGGGCCTTGGGGCTGCCTACCTACAGCCTGCTGTTGCATCATGTGTTGCCTAACAGTTGGCGCGTGCTACGCGCATCCCTGCCTATGAATCTGGCGGTCCTGATAGGCTTGGAAACCACCCTATCTTTCTTGGGAGTGGGGCTGCCGCCGGAACTGCCAAGCTGGGGCCGGCTGCTGGCAGCCAGTCGTTTATCGCCGGACAGCTGGTGGCTTATTGTGTTTCCCGTGGCAGCCCTGGTGCTCACTGCGCTAGCTTTACGCCAAGTGCTTCCGGCCACCAAAGCCCGGAGCAATTAA